A window of the Corynebacterium minutissimum genome harbors these coding sequences:
- a CDS encoding HpcH/HpaI aldolase family protein — MPIPLKLPPTFADALAKAEQPLVGAWICSGSEAAAEIIASAGFSWALIDGEHAPYGLETVLSLLRATDAYGITRVVRIPVNNTALIKQYLDLGAQNLMVPMIDTPEEAEAAVQAMHYPPRGARGVGSALARSSRWNGVEDYLPNASETVSLTVQIESAKAVDNVEDIVAIDGVDQIFVGPSDLAASMGLLGQQTHPEVLEAVNHTFEVVRASGKKVGVNAFNLEQAQKYLDSGASFALVGADVQLLSGAARQLADKFTLGG; from the coding sequence ATGCCGATTCCACTAAAGCTGCCGCCAACGTTTGCGGACGCTCTTGCGAAGGCAGAGCAGCCGCTCGTGGGTGCCTGGATCTGTTCTGGGTCAGAGGCTGCGGCGGAGATCATTGCATCGGCAGGGTTTAGCTGGGCGCTTATCGACGGCGAGCATGCCCCCTATGGCCTAGAGACAGTTCTGTCCCTGCTGCGCGCGACCGATGCTTATGGCATCACGCGCGTTGTGCGCATCCCCGTCAATAACACCGCGCTTATTAAACAGTACCTGGATCTCGGCGCGCAAAATCTGATGGTGCCAATGATTGATACGCCCGAGGAAGCTGAAGCGGCTGTGCAGGCTATGCACTATCCACCACGTGGAGCGCGCGGGGTAGGTTCTGCCTTGGCGCGGTCCTCACGGTGGAATGGTGTGGAGGACTATCTCCCCAATGCTTCCGAGACGGTCAGCTTGACGGTCCAGATTGAATCCGCAAAGGCCGTGGACAATGTCGAAGACATTGTGGCCATCGATGGTGTTGATCAGATTTTTGTGGGCCCGTCTGATTTGGCAGCCTCCATGGGGTTGTTGGGTCAGCAGACCCATCCGGAGGTACTCGAAGCCGTGAACCACACATTTGAGGTCGTGCGCGCTTCTGGAAAGAAGGTAGGCGTTAACGCTTTTAACCTCGAACAGGCGCAGAAGTATCTTGATTCTGGGGCATCATTTGCGCTGGTTGGTGCTGATGTTCAACTTCTTTCTGGTGCGGCACGCCAACTCGCAGACAAATTCACTTTAGGAGGGTAG
- the hpaD gene encoding 3,4-dihydroxyphenylacetate 2,3-dioxygenase, with amino-acid sequence MADIQAPDILRCAYMEIIVTDLAASRKFYVDTLGLVVTEENENEIYLRTYEEFIHHNLVLRQGPVAAVAAFSFRVRSPEDLDLAEEFYKARGCEVRRNKDGFVKGIGDSVRVQDPLGFPYEFFCEVEHRERLAWSYDAHIPGALVRLDHFNQITPDVPKAVAYMEDLGFRTTEDIRDEEGTVYAAWMRRKPTVHDTAMTGGDGPRMHHIAFATHEKHNIIAICDKLGALRESDRIERGPGRHGVSNAYYLYLRDPDGHRVEIYTQDYYTGDPDNPVVTWDVHDNQRRDWWGTPVVPSWYRDGSTVLDLDGKPVPLVAREDESELEATIGADGFSYTRKEDSEEMPEWKQGEYKLGNQL; translated from the coding sequence ATGGCTGACATTCAGGCCCCCGACATCCTGCGTTGCGCCTACATGGAGATCATCGTTACCGATCTCGCTGCATCCCGTAAGTTCTACGTTGACACCCTCGGCCTCGTCGTGACTGAGGAAAACGAGAACGAAATCTACCTGCGCACCTACGAGGAGTTCATCCACCACAACCTCGTGCTGCGACAGGGCCCCGTCGCTGCCGTCGCTGCATTCTCCTTCCGCGTTCGTTCGCCGGAGGACCTGGACCTCGCCGAGGAGTTCTACAAGGCGCGTGGCTGCGAGGTCCGCCGTAACAAGGATGGCTTCGTCAAGGGCATTGGTGACTCCGTGCGCGTTCAGGACCCACTGGGATTCCCGTACGAGTTCTTCTGCGAGGTTGAGCACCGTGAGCGTCTGGCCTGGTCATACGACGCCCACATCCCTGGTGCACTCGTTCGCCTCGACCACTTCAACCAGATCACCCCAGATGTGCCGAAGGCAGTGGCGTACATGGAAGACCTCGGCTTCCGCACCACCGAGGACATCCGTGATGAAGAAGGAACCGTCTATGCTGCATGGATGCGTCGTAAGCCGACCGTCCATGACACCGCTATGACCGGTGGTGATGGCCCGCGTATGCACCACATCGCCTTCGCTACCCACGAGAAGCACAACATCATCGCGATTTGTGACAAGTTGGGTGCCCTGCGCGAATCCGACCGCATCGAGCGCGGCCCGGGCCGCCACGGAGTCTCCAACGCGTACTACCTGTACCTACGCGATCCGGATGGTCACCGCGTGGAGATCTACACCCAGGACTACTACACCGGCGACCCGGATAACCCGGTCGTGACCTGGGACGTTCACGATAACCAGCGCCGCGACTGGTGGGGAACCCCAGTTGTTCCTTCCTGGTACCGCGATGGCTCCACCGTCCTCGACCTAGATGGCAAGCCGGTGCCGCTGGTCGCTCGCGAAGACGAGTCCGAGCTGGAGGCCACCATTGGTGCGGACGGCTTCTCCTACACCCGTAAGGAAGACTCGGAAGAGATGCCGGAGTGGAAGCAGGGCGAGTACAAGCTGGGTAACCAGCTCTAG
- the hpaH gene encoding 2-oxo-hept-4-ene-1,7-dioate hydratase — MLDEKQHIAIADELAQAEKDRSMVPLLTARFPEMSIEDSYAVQREWVRRGIEDGRRLVGRKIGLTSKVMQEATGITEPDYGAIFEDQVYENGSTIEHAQFSNVRIEVELAFVLKEELKGPNCSIFDVLRATEYVVPALEILSSRIEMEGRTIVDTISDNAALGAMIYGGNPVDPADIDLRWVSALLYRNESIEDTGVAAAVLNHPAMGVAWLANKLHAHGDSLAAGDIILAGSFTKPMWVEPGDTVHADYGKLGSITCRFH, encoded by the coding sequence ATGCTGGATGAAAAGCAGCACATCGCTATTGCGGATGAACTGGCGCAGGCCGAAAAGGACCGGTCAATGGTTCCGCTGCTGACCGCCCGTTTCCCGGAGATGAGCATTGAGGATTCTTACGCGGTGCAGCGCGAGTGGGTGCGCCGCGGCATCGAAGACGGGCGCCGTCTCGTCGGCCGTAAGATTGGCCTAACCTCCAAGGTTATGCAGGAGGCCACGGGAATTACCGAGCCGGACTACGGCGCAATCTTTGAAGACCAAGTCTATGAGAACGGGTCCACTATCGAGCACGCGCAGTTCTCTAACGTCCGCATCGAGGTTGAGCTGGCCTTCGTGCTCAAGGAGGAACTGAAGGGTCCGAATTGCAGCATCTTCGACGTGCTGCGCGCGACGGAGTACGTCGTACCTGCTCTGGAGATCCTTTCCTCCCGCATCGAGATGGAAGGCCGCACCATTGTTGACACCATTTCGGATAACGCAGCCCTCGGCGCCATGATCTACGGCGGAAACCCGGTAGATCCCGCAGACATCGACCTGCGCTGGGTGTCCGCACTGCTCTACCGCAACGAGTCCATCGAAGATACCGGTGTGGCCGCGGCCGTGCTCAACCATCCGGCAATGGGAGTGGCCTGGCTTGCTAACAAGCTCCACGCGCATGGCGATAGCCTCGCCGCCGGCGACATCATTCTGGCCGGTTCCTTCACCAAGCCCATGTGGGTTGAACCGGGCGATACCGTCCACGCTGACTATGGAAAGTTGGGGTCCATCACATGCCGATTCCACTAA
- a CDS encoding NAD-dependent succinate-semialdehyde dehydrogenase: MSENNKVNIDELLAKVPTGLLINGEWVDASGGDTFDVENPATGEVIATLASATSEDAKKAMDAACSVQDEWARTSTRERSNLLRRAFDLVQERKDEFAALMTLEMGKPLAESYGEVTYGSEYLRWFSEEAVRDYGRTLPAPEGTLRMVTRRKPVGPCLLITPWNFPLAMATRKIAPAIAAGCTMVVKPAKLTPLTTQYFAQTMIDAGVPAGVVNVVSGKSASAISEPIMADSRLRKVSFTGSTPVGKTLLKAAADNVLRTSMELGGNAPFIVFEDADIDQAVEGAMGAKMRNIGEACTAANRFIVHESIAEEFAEKFAKRIGELKVGNGLDEGVTCGPLVEQKALDNITALVDDAVDKGAKVLIGGKPGEGKGYFYSPTVLTNVSRDARVAQEEIFGPIAPILTFSDEKEAIEIANDTEYGLASYVFTEDSDRMWRVGDGLEFGLMGFNAGVISNAAAPFGGVKQSGMGREGGAEGIDEYTSLQYIGVRDPYANA; this comes from the coding sequence ATGAGTGAAAACAACAAGGTCAATATTGACGAGCTGCTGGCCAAGGTTCCGACCGGCCTGCTCATTAACGGCGAATGGGTAGACGCTTCTGGCGGCGACACCTTCGATGTAGAAAACCCGGCAACTGGTGAGGTTATCGCTACCCTGGCGTCCGCTACCTCTGAGGATGCGAAGAAGGCTATGGACGCCGCCTGTTCCGTGCAGGATGAGTGGGCACGCACGTCCACCCGTGAGCGTTCCAACCTGCTGCGCCGTGCCTTTGACCTAGTGCAGGAGCGTAAGGACGAGTTCGCTGCGCTGATGACCTTGGAGATGGGTAAGCCGCTGGCGGAGTCTTATGGTGAGGTCACCTATGGTTCTGAGTACCTGCGCTGGTTTAGCGAGGAAGCCGTCCGCGATTACGGCCGTACCCTTCCGGCGCCGGAGGGCACCCTGCGTATGGTGACCCGCCGCAAGCCGGTCGGCCCCTGCCTGTTGATTACCCCGTGGAACTTCCCGTTGGCTATGGCGACCCGCAAGATTGCCCCGGCCATCGCTGCTGGTTGCACCATGGTAGTCAAGCCCGCCAAGCTCACACCGCTCACCACCCAGTACTTCGCGCAGACCATGATTGATGCCGGCGTTCCGGCGGGCGTGGTCAACGTGGTGTCCGGCAAGTCCGCCTCTGCTATTTCTGAGCCAATCATGGCGGATTCCCGCCTGCGCAAGGTTTCCTTCACCGGCTCTACCCCGGTGGGCAAGACCCTGCTCAAGGCAGCTGCCGACAACGTCCTGCGTACCTCGATGGAGCTGGGCGGCAACGCTCCGTTCATCGTTTTTGAGGACGCCGACATTGACCAGGCCGTCGAAGGCGCGATGGGTGCCAAGATGCGCAACATCGGTGAGGCTTGCACCGCCGCTAACCGCTTCATCGTGCACGAATCCATCGCGGAAGAGTTCGCGGAGAAGTTTGCCAAGCGCATCGGTGAGCTCAAGGTGGGCAACGGCCTCGATGAGGGCGTTACCTGTGGCCCGCTCGTGGAGCAGAAGGCATTGGATAACATCACCGCGCTTGTCGACGACGCCGTGGACAAAGGCGCCAAGGTCCTCATCGGCGGCAAGCCGGGTGAGGGCAAGGGTTATTTCTACTCCCCGACCGTGCTGACAAACGTCTCCCGCGATGCCCGCGTGGCACAGGAGGAGATTTTCGGCCCGATCGCTCCGATCCTGACCTTCTCCGATGAGAAGGAAGCAATTGAGATTGCTAACGACACGGAGTATGGCCTAGCGTCCTACGTCTTCACCGAGGATTCCGACCGCATGTGGCGCGTCGGTGACGGCCTCGAGTTCGGCCTCATGGGCTTCAACGCCGGCGTCATTTCCAACGCCGCTGCTCCATTCGGTGGCGTGAAGCAGTCCGGCATGGGCCGTGAGGGTGGCGCCGAGGGCATCGACGAGTACACGTCGTTGCAGTACATCGGTGTGCGTGACCCGTACGCCAATGCTTAA
- a CDS encoding APC family permease, with protein MDTSTQSAVLPTRNVQPGHRAPTEPKGGLGAGRLGTTSLVFMIIAASAPLTVLAGGVPTNFGVSGLLGVPWGYLALGIILVFFAVGYGTMSSQIQNSGAFYAYVSEGLGNRQGIAAAILALVSYNMMQVGLYGIFGFSLANLINGWFGTTISWWVAALAGWLLVAVMGVGNVDFSAKVLGVLVALEFIVVAGVSLLSLGVAPEGITVETMRPSQFFTDGIGVLFAFGIAAFMGFESGAIYSEEARDPERTVPKATYIAVGTIALFYAFSAWAFAQGVGPSEIIDKAIELGPDLVFVWLGDYSPFAANVANLLFVTSLIAALVAFHNAAARYFFSLGRSRVLPKRFAASSAKGAPIAGSLTQTLIAVVVIAGFAVAGNGSEMGELFPVLTLFTWLTNAAAFGLVFLLAVVSVSIMVWLNKQEKGYNLFTRVIAPLVSACGLVAVFVLVLMNFPLMIGDTGPDALVWVMPGIIIASGLVGLAWGEYLKHRKPHIYASLQDNLDRI; from the coding sequence GTGGATACATCGACGCAGTCAGCTGTGCTACCCACTCGAAATGTACAGCCCGGGCACCGGGCTCCCACCGAACCGAAGGGCGGCCTGGGCGCCGGGCGTCTTGGGACGACGTCGCTAGTCTTCATGATTATTGCGGCGTCAGCCCCTCTTACTGTGCTCGCAGGAGGAGTACCTACCAATTTCGGGGTATCCGGCTTGCTGGGTGTCCCCTGGGGTTACCTAGCCCTTGGAATCATTCTCGTGTTCTTCGCCGTAGGTTACGGAACCATGAGTTCGCAGATCCAGAACTCGGGAGCGTTCTATGCCTACGTGTCTGAGGGGCTGGGTAACCGACAAGGAATCGCGGCGGCGATACTAGCGCTGGTTTCTTACAACATGATGCAGGTTGGGCTCTACGGGATCTTCGGGTTCTCTCTTGCCAATCTGATCAACGGCTGGTTTGGAACAACCATTTCGTGGTGGGTGGCAGCTTTGGCTGGCTGGCTCTTGGTAGCTGTCATGGGTGTCGGTAACGTTGACTTCTCAGCCAAGGTCCTAGGAGTTCTGGTAGCCCTTGAATTCATCGTCGTAGCTGGAGTATCGCTTTTGTCGCTTGGCGTGGCTCCCGAAGGAATCACTGTAGAGACGATGCGTCCGAGCCAGTTCTTCACCGACGGCATTGGCGTTCTCTTTGCCTTCGGGATTGCTGCCTTTATGGGTTTTGAGTCTGGGGCAATCTATTCGGAAGAAGCGCGTGACCCAGAGCGGACCGTACCAAAAGCCACTTATATTGCCGTCGGAACCATCGCACTCTTCTACGCCTTTTCAGCGTGGGCCTTCGCCCAAGGGGTGGGGCCGTCCGAGATCATTGATAAAGCGATTGAGCTTGGCCCAGACCTAGTTTTCGTGTGGTTGGGTGACTATTCGCCGTTTGCCGCCAACGTAGCGAATTTGTTGTTTGTGACCTCACTTATTGCTGCACTCGTTGCGTTTCACAATGCTGCCGCGCGGTACTTCTTCTCCTTAGGGCGCTCGCGCGTTCTGCCTAAGAGGTTCGCGGCATCATCCGCTAAAGGTGCTCCTATTGCTGGGTCCCTTACACAGACTCTCATTGCCGTCGTTGTAATTGCCGGCTTTGCAGTGGCTGGAAATGGCAGTGAAATGGGTGAACTGTTTCCAGTCCTCACGCTTTTTACCTGGTTGACCAACGCGGCGGCGTTTGGATTGGTCTTTCTTCTGGCCGTGGTGAGTGTCTCCATTATGGTCTGGCTTAACAAGCAAGAGAAAGGCTACAACCTCTTTACTCGGGTCATCGCACCGCTTGTGTCAGCCTGCGGACTCGTGGCTGTCTTCGTACTGGTGCTGATGAATTTCCCGCTCATGATCGGTGACACCGGCCCAGATGCCCTCGTGTGGGTGATGCCTGGCATCATCATCGCCTCTGGGCTCGTGGGACTTGCTTGGGGCGAGTATTTGAAGCACAGGAAGCCACATATTTACGCAAGTCTTCAAGACAATCTTGATCGAATCTAA